In Phragmites australis chromosome 24, lpPhrAust1.1, whole genome shotgun sequence, the following are encoded in one genomic region:
- the LOC133908095 gene encoding uncharacterized protein LOC133908095 — protein sequence MNSLLKATAVAAVVTVLAATAAAASYISTSLTADFLSSPPFLWAAANGIIWWLFSSSRRSRTSTTSSSAGHDGEVLDAVDSLYPLSEYEAFDAVGRLAGAQVFKSKRPGREAKTARRSDRPRARKKSGGEEEPSPRTVAVDAYDDKRGEEVPVTVATAEAQTDDADHSIDSMWQTIVQRRAARPVAVRKSETWASDELPRLQRAAETAVARREMRKSISSVAPPPPLAEPSAARQLGWRTIVMAPDDLLRRAESFIRQHHENLRLQRQESEQRHRPAHALIRV from the coding sequence ATGAACTCCCTCCTCAAGGCCACGGCGGTTGCCGCCGTTGTGACCGTcctggcggcgacggcggcggcggcctcgtaTATCTCCACGAGTCTCACCGCCGACTTCCTCTCGTcccctcctttcctttgggCGGCAGCGAACGGCATCATCTGGTGGCTCTTCTCTTCCTCCCGACGGAGCAGAACTAGCACCACCTCTTCCTCGGCCGGCCACGACGGCGAGGTACTCGACGCCGTGGATAGCCTCTATCCGTTGTCGGAGTACGAGGCCTTCGACGCGGTGGGTCGTCTTGCAGGCGCGCAGGTGTTCAAGTCAAAGAGGCCGGGCCGAGAGGCAAAAACGGCCAGGAGAAGCGACCGCCCCCGCGCGCGCAAGAAGTCGGGCGGCGAGGAGGAACCGAGCCCAAGGACCGTCGCGGTGGACGCCTACGACGACAAACGCGGTGAGGAGGTGCCTGTAACCGTCGCAACCGCTGAGGCCCAGACCGACGACGCCGACCATTCTATCGACTCGATGTGGCAGACCATCGTGCAACGGCGCGCGGCGCGGCCGGTAGCCGTGCGGAAGAGCGAGACGTGGGCCAGCGACGAACTGCCGCGGCTGCAGCGCGCGGCCGAGACGGCCGTGGCGCGGCGGGAGATGCGGAAGTCCATCTCGTCGGTGGCCCCGCCTCCACCACTGGCGGAACCGTCGGCGGCCAGGCAGCTGGGGTGGCGCACGATTGTGATGGCGCCAGACGACCTGCTGCGGCGCGCGGAGAGCTTCATCCGGCAGCACCACGAGAACCTGCGCCTGCAGCGGCAGGAGTCCGAGCAGCGCCACCGCCCCGCCCACGCGCTCATCCGCGTCTAA